The sequence TTATTctttaatgatattaaattactaattaaatgtttttagTATAATTCATTTTCACATATGTGCAGAGTCTGCACTTAATGTGCGAAGATATAATACTCCTTGATGAAATGAAAGCCAAAACTGCAGAAATAATGACTGAAGCATTAAACTTAAAAGAAAAGATGTTACAATTTCAGGATGAAATGAAGTCGGAAGTGAACACGGTTTTAGACAGAACTCCATTGTTAATTACACATAGCCAAAGATTGCCCACTAATTTAGATTGTGAAGATATTGAAAGTTATCAGTTACCACCTCCAATTATTCCACAAGTAagaaatctttttaattaataaattttcaattaacaaATTCATTATAAATAGTTACTTGTAACAACAGGTTTGTCCTGCcacaattaataattccacACCACAAAACGATGTGAGAACTTCTTTAATAGAAGATTGTATTACACCGTCTCCTACTTTtgattttccttctttcatcgGTGATGACAGTTTTGATGTAAGCAAAGCAGAGGATGAAACGAGTCTTATAAGTTTGGATACACAAAGTGATTTTGACACACAACAGGACAAATCTACAAATGAACTACTAGCATCTACCCATTTGAATTTACCATGTTCTACAGAATCAGAACAAGAAGATTATCATGGTTTCACTGTTCAAGGTTCAAATATACCTACAATACCTTGTAGTACTGGTGACTTATCTTTGAATACTACAGAAATGGAGTGTGAAAATTATACAAGTTATTTCCATAATGCATAAAACAGACTATATTTTAGTTGAAGTTTTAGAAACTGTTGCTTAATTCCTATAAATAGATTGTGCGATATTACACTGTccaatacaaatttttatttgcggTATCCTTCAGGTGGTTTTTACAATCAGAATTACTTTATTACTCtcagtttttaaaaaatacaagttCCCATAAAAGCACGTAACGTTGagcaaaaatgaaaagaatacacacacacacacacacacaaaattCCTACAAATctgttctaataaaatatgGAGAAAAGTTTTTATCAAAAGGTTTGTCAATCGATTATCCCATTCCTTCTACATATtctatataaacataataattaaaacgtatattaCAAAAGTAAactgttaaaattaataatgtgttgaaattctaaattattattcttatagggtactaaaataatatttagtttaactgtattatgatataattattatttcaaatattttacaacacTTTAATCAAAAGATAAtcttaattaaaagtatatcaaatttaatacataaaaCTTCTCCAATACAAGTATAGAGGAagtaaattatcttttttttgtaGTTCTGCATTAAATATATCAAAGTCTgctttcattaatttatttaagtaCTTTTGCAAACAAATTATTGgtaaaaagattaaatttgCTTCTTTTCCCATACTATGTTTAAGAGAAATTGTCTAAAAATAAGGAAACTTTtatagtatattaaaatataaaagatcaaATATAAtccgttcctttttttcattttctactttatctatttccattttaattctGCACTTGGTATGTACTTACAGCATCTAGATGTAATTTTCCATAGGAAGCTACATCATATATTACATCTTGAAGATTTTTACTGGATTGGCCCTGTAATACAGCTTCTGTAGAAACACTGTGTTTCATTAATATATCTTGTGGTAACATATTCACTCTTTTACTGGCATTATAAGGAATCGATCGAAGTAAGTTAACAATGCCATGTGCCTTCCCCATATGACTGGCAGCATGATCagcattaatattatttacaccGTGTGCTTGTAAAAGAAGATAGTAAATGGAAGAACTACTGTATTCcgcatatttttctatttcactCATATTATGAAATGAATAATCCCGAAGTTTATCAAGCCTTATATCAAttaaacgtttgaaataatgtTTAGAAAGAGAATGTTTCTGTAAAATCTGCAAAGATTTCTCTTACAATTATTATGATTTATGAGACAATAAATAGTACAGAGAACTGAAGAGATAAGAAAATAAGATTATACTCTATGTAACTCCAACATAACAGGATTTCTTGGAGGATTTcctttatatgtattatttagtGCGTCTGACCAAAATTGTAATCTCATTTCTCCTATTTTATAATCACGCACTTGATCTCTTATTTGAGCTACTTCAACATTAAATGCACGAATTGCAAATGCGGCCGCTTCACTTTTGTTTGACAATAGCAATGTACACAGAAAGTTTTCATAATCATGTTTTCTggaagaaaataacaaaatgtaaaaagtaacaatttatttaatgactttctatatatatatatatatctttgattatttattaattgttttacAACTTTGGGAAATTTAATGTTTTCTCAAAGTAcgattattaacattttctcatttatttaattgttcacttatataataacaaataatgctagaaataatataacatttaaaatgaACAGCATGTAAACATCTAAAATAACCATAACTGTCAactactatacatatattcattatCAGTAACTATAAAATACCTAACCAATTCCGAACAATACGTAGCTGGCGTTTGTTTTGTAGAACTTGAATGCCTTACACAAGTTTGTAACAACACGTTTTGTTTTAAACaatgatttctatttataatggATATGGATATCTGCGTAATATTAAACATGTTCCACactaaaaatgtaaatgacTTCAATAAAGGTAATTAAGTGAATAACATGTGAGAACCAGATAAGTAATAATTGTTAACTAATATAATCACACTTAATATTGATTTAACAACGTATTAAAATATGCTgcctttataatttatttaaaatgtactacatatatattcgAATCTTGTTTGAGCCTcgtttataatgtaattgaaTATCAATGTGGTTTTTAAGCAATAATATATCCAGTCCATAAATCTTTATGAAATGCAGAAACATAATATGTTGTATACCTATAAACTTatctattaatttagaaaataaattggaatatcactaagttataaatatgttgtataaataataaaatcattagattaataattttcattgttttttatttaaagtcaatgtaaaaattatgatatttggaaaattgtatAATCTGTCGTTATTCTGTAACTTATTGTCTATCATATACTACTTAGCCTCTTAATAATTCTACATTCTGTTATCAACAACGTAACTCGAGACCCGCGTGCGCGAGAACATGGCCATTTGTACGCTTATTACTAcaattaaaacattaaatgCGACATCTATGAGTCGCTGCTAGAACTAGAGTTAATTATAGGTAAGAACACAGAGGGAGTTTGGTGTCACCGGCCACTATGGTTACGGTCatatacatgtgtatataaatacaattcatCCTAAAATTTTAGTAGTTTTCTACTTtaactatattaataaaacagaaCAATTTTGTTTCTGTTCGAAACAAGACTGCCAAAGATTATAATCTTGTTAGATAGTGTTGCTAATGATCTTCGATGTTGAAGCAACATTAAAACTAGAAAGAAACATTATGTTAATGTTATACATAcgcaatattaaataataagctatactttattattttcgaGTAAAAGAttaaactaattgtaagttAATATACAATTAGAAAATGTTGTTATTAAAAggttataaaaatacatactatacattaatttttaattgtttatctgctagaaaaatattttttaaatttaaatcgtGTAAAATATGTGCATAAATGccttaataatttaacaagaattaaatattttctttttaaatgttatGAGTAgggaaatatttgtattagcatttaatatatagtatagtaaAACTTAATGTACACAGTTTTCGTGACGTCAAGTTCAGTTAAGCTTCATTGTCAATTGGAAATTGTAAATGCAAGGGATAGTAATGATTGGTTGCGGCCGTTACGGGAACCGCTGGCTCCTAAGGAAGCGTCTGCTTAGTTAACAGTTTATACAAGCGACAGAGAATAAGTTTGTGTTTATCTTGAGTTAAAGACAAAGTAAATCTGATTCAAcagatgaaaattatataaattgcatAAGGAGcggatcgatcgttcgtcatGAATAGAAATTGACATACGACGCCGAAGGTGCTCCTCGTAATGTCCATAATTTAACCCCTTAACGTACAAATTTTCTTCCGTCTACCGATAGAAAATGAGTAAATCTTTTTATAATCAAAATgagtgtaatatattttttataagatatatattttcctaTGAGATATCGTAGCTTGAATCCGTAAGGATCAATGACTAAAATAAGCAATTTGGCAAACGACGGACGTATCGGCTATGCCCGTATATGTCACGGCCGTGTGCTTTAAGTAATTAAAGATCTTTTTACAATTGTTAGAATGGCTATTATcagtttaataattattctgaTTGCATGCTTTTTCAAACTTGTCCTCCTCTCTAATGGTAAGTAACATTTAGTGTGTTGTTTTCTACATGATTTTAATATAGAGGTTATGTTATAGGTCATCtgttattaaacaattatGCCTAAATATCTTGCTAtagtttatttcttttattataatgtCACTGCATAATATGTtactaattgtaaaatataacaaatttaagGATTATCTAGATTTTATAATAACGTaaagttaattttttactacTACTTTTAGTgtatattattctttataatatttattatccaaCTTTGTGCTCCAACTCTTTTACtcaaatttaacaatattgCTTAATACTATGAcccataatattatttttgtgtcataaatttcagaattttatcttcaattttctactatctaaatttataataacaatgcagagtattttaactttaataatatgaattattatttctagGATCGCCAACTCTTCTCTTTGTTACACAAAAAGATATTAGAATGGCCAATGCCTCTCGTACTAATAAAGTAACTACTATTATAAAAGATCTGTCTGAAGGTGCAGcagtagatttttattttgaacatGAACTAGTATGTTGGTCTGATAGTGGTTTAGAAATAATTCAGTGCATTCAAACAAATGGCACCCAT comes from Bombus fervidus isolate BK054 chromosome 18, iyBomFerv1, whole genome shotgun sequence and encodes:
- the Sicily gene encoding NADH dehydrogenase (ubiquinone) complex I, assembly factor 6 homolog sicily isoform X3 — encoded protein: MWNMFNITQISISIINRNHCLKQNVLLQTCVRHSSSTKQTPATYCSELVRKHDYENFLCTLLLSNKSEAAAFAIRAFNVEVAQIRDQVRDYKIGEMRLQFWSDALNNTYKGNPPRNPVMLELHRILQKHSLSKHYFKRLIDIRLDKLRDYSFHNMSEIEKYAEYSSSSIYYLLLQAHGVNNINADHAASHMGKAHGIVNLLRSIPYNASKRVNMLPQDILMKHSVSTEAVLQGQSSKNLQDVIYDVASYGKLHLDATISLKHSMGKEANLIFLPIICLQKYLNKLMKADFDIFNAELQKKDNLLPLYLYWRSFMY
- the Sicily gene encoding NADH dehydrogenase (ubiquinone) complex I, assembly factor 6 homolog sicily isoform X2, translating into MAMFSRTRVSMWNMFNITQISISIINRNHCLKQNVLLQTCVRHSSSTKQTPATYCSELVRKHDYENFLCTLLLSNKSEAAAFAIRAFNVEVAQIRDQVRDYKIGEMRLQFWSDALNNTYKGNPPRNPVMLELHRILQKHSLSKHYFKRLIDIRLDKLRDYSFHNMSEIEKYAEYSSSSIYYLLLQAHGVNNINADHAASHMGKAHGIVNLLRSIPYNASKRVNMLPQDILMKHSVSTEAVLQGQSSKNLQDVIYDVASYGKLHLDATISLKHSMGKEANLIFLPIICLQKYLNKLMKADFDIFNAELQKKDNLLPLYLYWRSFMY
- the Sicily gene encoding NADH dehydrogenase (ubiquinone) complex I, assembly factor 6 homolog sicily isoform X1, translating into MDWIYYCLKTTLIFNYIINEAQTRFEYILWNMFNITQISISIINRNHCLKQNVLLQTCVRHSSSTKQTPATYCSELVRKHDYENFLCTLLLSNKSEAAAFAIRAFNVEVAQIRDQVRDYKIGEMRLQFWSDALNNTYKGNPPRNPVMLELHRILQKHSLSKHYFKRLIDIRLDKLRDYSFHNMSEIEKYAEYSSSSIYYLLLQAHGVNNINADHAASHMGKAHGIVNLLRSIPYNASKRVNMLPQDILMKHSVSTEAVLQGQSSKNLQDVIYDVASYGKLHLDATISLKHSMGKEANLIFLPIICLQKYLNKLMKADFDIFNAELQKKDNLLPLYLYWRSFMY